Genomic window (Pyrus communis chromosome 13, drPyrComm1.1, whole genome shotgun sequence):
AGAGCACCGTACAGTCAATAtcataaaattcataaaaaatttcaaaacgaAACCCTAAGAGACCAAATCGCAAACCTTCTTCTGTGCCTTCTTAGCCAAGTACTCAGCGATTTGCTCCTCCGTAACGTTCTTCGACGACCTCTTCGTCTTGCGGTCACGTTCCTCGCTCTCATCGCTGTCGTACGACTCGTCGTCGGAGTCCTTCCGACGGCTACTCTTTCTGCGACTGCTACGTTCCTTGCGCTTCCTGGAGCTCCTCGCCGGGGAGGAGTCGTGGCTGTCGGAATCATCAGACTCGGTATACGACGCGGAATCGGATTCGTCGGATCTTCTTCTGCGGCGACTCTTGGAGGAAGACGACGGCGCCTCCTTTCTTCTGCTGCTGCGTCCGTGACTGCCCATATTTCGCGATTTTCCAGaggtttttttgggtttgtatCGAAACGAATGGATATACAAATTCAAATTGGAGTTAAGTCGGTCATATTTCGGGGGCCCAAACCCGGCCCATCTTTATTATTACATGCCTTTAACCAAAAAAGCGGGAAAGTTGGACACGGGGGGAAGTGTGACAAGCCCTTTTTATTTCAAAGGTCTTGCCgctaaaatttaaaacatttttatACTATGAAAATTAGGATACCGCTAGTGATGAATAAATTCGATACGATCATACTTTCATggaaatttctaaaaattcagaaaaataatacaataatagGACATGAAATCTAAACATAACCTCATATTGGAGAAACTCTTAAAAATCGACAGATATCGTTGATATTTTTGACAcatctattaaatataaaaaaaaaactcttatatTTCTATCAAACCAATGTTTGTCAATCTCTAAAGTTCCACTTTAAATTTCTATCATTTCCATCAAAAGCAACTGAGATTGATATCGATTCAATATATCTGCCAATATTTCTACAAATTTGCACATCAATATTTCCGTCAataccgatattttaaacattggaTGCCGCGCGGCATGATTTCATTCAGTTTGTATCATTGAAATGCACACTAAGCCAACATTATAGTTCGAATAAGATATGACCAGTAGAAGAAAGAAAACCTAAGTCGAACCAAACCACACTATGGCACCCCTAATTCCTATTTTATCAAAAGTTCAACGCTATTGTTAGAGTTGATGCAGGATTAGGCGAGACTTTAccttaaaaatcaatgaaatacGACGAGCTTAGTTACACAAAAGATCTTTTAAGACCTCTAACATTTTATTTGTGTTTCTCTACTTACCTTCGATATCACCTCAACAGCTTTCGAGTTGCTCGTTTAGTATGTAATTGACGGAAGAGGGTTACTAAACCATCATAACGTCAGGGTTTAAGTTGGTTTTCGTCAATTGATGAGATTATGCAATagaaaattcaaatgaaaacgGAGAATTATGTTTgccaaaatattaaaagaagtTGAATCCGAAACCCCGAAATACTAAAGTTCCGAAAATTCATCGGTTCTATCAGTATCACTACAATACCAGAGCGATGTATAGCAAAGAAGAACTTAATGTTCtatgaaggaaagaaaaatactctGCTGTGAGAACAAAAAACTAGTAAAAGAAAACATTGTGATGGGCCAAAGACAGAAGCTCATGAGCTGCGAAAAAGCGTCTAACCATCTCCGATTTTCAATTGACTGCAACCTCGGCAGAAAGATAACTTGGATGAATGTTCTCTTTGTTAGGTACTTTCGTCTTGGAGATCTGAAGCACCTGAACTGCTTCTTCCACTTTCGCAGTCAAAGACTCGGGTGACTCCAATAAATTCAGCAGCTCCGAGTTGTCCATTTCAAGTAGCATCCCAGTTATCTTTGAAGCTAGGTCGGGCTGCACGTAAAAGTGCTGAGTAAATTTTAGTATCGGCCCTTAATAGCCTGTGTTTGGCTGATAccatatttgaaagttttttaaaatgatAGAAACAGCATCAAGAAAATTAGGATATGTTCATTAACGTCTTGCAAATCAGAAAAATGCAAACGCATTCTCAAATCAGAAAAAATGCAAAATCCTATTTGTTGTTTTCGTTTTGcaaaacagttttaaaaaatCGTTATAAAAAACGCTGCCGAACGGGCCCTTTAGAAATTTTGATGGAGCATTAATACTGCTAGAGATGACAACTATAGAAACTTCCACACCGGTAtgcttaaaaagaaattaaacatCAATGTGGTGAAAGCATCACCTTTTGTTTATGGACGAGTGGGTAGAGCTGTTCGCCAAGTATCTGTTTCTGCTGCTCAGGAGAAGCAGCAGCAAGCATGCTACTCAGCATCTCTGGTTGAACCCCAACTCCAACAGAATTGGATGCAGCAGACGAGACCCCTTTATTCATGTCGCGTTGACGCTCATTAGCAACATACTTAGCCTGCCCCATCCGCTGCAATGAATGTCATTTAGAGAATTAGAATTTCATGAGTAACGGACACATCAGGCATACTTAAAAGCCGGGGAAACAAAGATTCATCTCAGTCCTAAAGAACTTGTTGGTTTTTTattccttattaattttttaatgaaacCCAACAGTAATCAATATCAGTACTCGCTTTATAGGTTCGTTAAGCACTGAAAGGTATAAGTTGTGCGGGTTATATACAAGGTCGTAATACACACAACGATGACAAAAGCCTGAAGTAAGAGAAAACATGCCTGCTGATTGTTTGAATCTTTTGCAGTGTGTGGCAACTGAGTGGGCTGTTGTAAATGTGGTATATATGCGCCTCCCTGTGGGATCATATGCCCGTTCATTCTGCCCCTGTATTGCCTATGTTGTCTTGGAGCATTCGGCATCTGGAGATGGAAGATTTTTGAGTTAGCACAAGCACGATTGCTATATTAATTCTCTgctgtttgaaaaaaaaaatccaattattCCACATAATTgcgtaaaaaaaaaaggcataaaAATATGCATGCAGATGACTGCATGAGCTAAGATAATTAGGCACAGGAAGAACAGTACTCACTACGGGAACCTGTGGTGGTTGATAGGCTGGTCCGGACGTAGGTACAAAGCCATTGGGTATCCATCCTGGCCTCAAACCCAAAGGTTGATACATCAGTCCCGGTCGAGGAGGCACTTGTGGAACAACCCCAGAGGGTGCTTGGTAGTAGAAAGGAGGGTATCCACCAGGGATGACAGTTGTGGAAGGACCCACAAATCCTGCCATACGCTGTGCATACCGAAGCTGCAGCTGTGCGTGTCTTTCCTCTTTTAGTTGAGCAATAGCTACATACAATGGCTTCCGACGAAACATGTATCCTGTGAGATATCAGTGGCAGCATGATTAGCAGCTCGAAGAAAACACGAAATACAAAGGCTAACACTTAGCTTAAAATTCTTACTGTGAAATAAAAACCATAAATTGAAACACATTTAAAAATGTACGCATTAATTATAGAGCAGCAGATATTATATGATTAAGGAAGAGAAACATAGAATACGTGTGTGTTAGTTCCTTATAAATAATCGTAAAGAAAACCGTTAAATATCAAAACTGAGGGATATTACCATACGAAGATTTCTTAGCTTTAAAAGCAACAAATGCATGTAATCAACTTCTTACCATGAAAAGTATTCACAGCTTTATTGCCCTCCTCAGGGGTAGAAAAGCAAACAAACCCAAACCCCTTGCTTATTCCTTTGTCGTCTCGCATAATCTTTGCAGAAGTAATCGTTCCACACTGACTAAAGTGTTCTACCAGTTCTTCATCACTGACATCATCGTCAATGTTCTTCACATACACATTTGATCCCTGcatataatacaaacaaatagaAAGATTAGATGCTACTATAATGCCCCGTTTGATTTGCGGAAATGCATTGGTGGGAAATCGATCCCCATGTCATTCCCCTGTTTGTGATGTTGAGAAAGTAAACCATGggatatcatttttttttcctttcccatGATGACGCGGTGTAATTAATCTCCCATACAAAACATGGGAAAGCAAAAAATTTTGATATGCAAGCCCCATTTTTTGTAAACCTAATGGAGCCAAGAGATCTTGGGAGGGCAATGGGAAATCAAACTACCTTGAACTTCAACATTTGCTCCTTTCGTTTTTCCTCAAACTGCCGACGCAAAATATGCTCGCGCTCTGCCTTTTTCTGAGCCCTTGCTACATACAGAACCTTGGAGCCTAGTCAAAATAAACCGCCAGACCAAATATTAATGGTCTGTATATAGAATTCTATATTCCCAATAAAATTTTAATGCCATAAAAAATGCATAATTTACCAAGTTGTGATCCATTCATTCCTTCCATTGCTCGTCTAGCATCATCTGGGTTCTCGAAGttcacaaaaccaaaacctCTAGAGTTCCCATGGTCATCCTTTGCAATCGCGAAGCTAACAGTTTTCCCAAATTCAGAGAACTTCTCTTCCACAAGCTCTTCCTTGAGAGTTGGATCCAAATTCTTCATATACAAATTTGTATATTTAACATCAGGATTGGGAAAAACCCGATCGCTCTTTCTAACAAATTTCGCAACATACCTGTGACACGAGTTGTAATTATTGTATGATTAACGTTCAGAGACGAGAAGGAAAATGTAATTCCATCAAGAAAAATTCATGAGCAAAACATCTTTCAACAAAACAggaaacaactaaaaaaaaacctGCACATACAGCTGCTTATTTCCGACAGTGGTGCCATTTAGCTTCTCAATAGCGGCAATCGCAGATTCCTCAGACTCAAACTGAACAAAGCCATAACCTTTACTCTTCCCATCTTCAAACATGGCCAATTTGCAAGACAAAGTACGTCCGAACTTCTTAAACATTTCTTCAAGCTCTACACTATTAATCGATTCGCTCAAATTCTACAACAGAAAACCAAAATAGTTTTACCATATCAGCATTTCTCCATGACTTAGGTCTAAAGCAACGAGACATACCTTGACAAACACATTCCCAATCCCACTTTTCCTTGCATCGGGATCACGATGTGACCACATGACCCTTATCACTCTTCCATGCAGCATTGAATGGTTCATCACCTCCATAGCTCGAATTGCTATTTAAACGAAAACCAAACGCAATTAGAATAAGATTATGACCATATACACAACAATTTAACATTTGTGTATGTTCCCGCGGGCAGGTGCATGGGAGGAGCTGTCCCTCTTTACAAACCAAACAGATCAATCGAGAAATCGCACACATTGGAACAATCAAACAGATCAAAATCGTAATTCCTCCCTGTTCTATTTCACAATGTTTATGGATATCCAAATTCCAATAATAATAACACAAGAATCTCAACACAAAACATatactaaaaaattaaataaacaaaaagttacaaaactcaactcaatttttatgaaaattcatCGTATTTTTCCagtcaggaaaaaaaaaatcaaactactGCAAACAGATTAATGATATTTTATAATTCCATGACAATCCAAGTTAGTCGCATGCActttctcagtaaccaaacagaACAAATAACCAAAATTCAATTACTTAACAAAaaccaataattaattaaattaattaatacgaGGAAAAACAACCTTCTTCAGGCGTGGTGAAGTTGACGTAGCCGTAGTGGAGAGAACGgttggtggcggtggcggtgtcCCTGCAGAGCCGTACGGACGTGACACCTTTGAAGCCTTTGAAAGCCTCCTCCAGCTGACCTTCAGTCATGTACGGATGGAGGTCTCCTACGTAAAGCGAAGCCGCCGGCACACCCCCTGCCGTCGGCCCACCCCCCACCACCGTCTGAGAAATGTTAACGGCCATGATCGCACacagataattaaaaaaataaacaaaaaaaataaaataaacaaatgcCCGGCGTTTCTCTTCGGTTCTTTGAATCTACAGTAATTGCACCACCAACTGTTAGAGAGAGAGTGGTTTTGATGAGTGAGAAAGTAAGATTTccctttttttgggttttttggattttttctGGAGAATTTTTGAGAGTTCAGAGAAAAGGACTCACCCTGTGAACATGAAAGGTGTTTTTATAGatgtgtatgtgtatgtattTTATTTGCATGGAGGTTGTTGGGGTTCATTTTCATAAGGATTCGTTCCCATAAGGGAGTGTGGACGCGCGTATCGGCGCGTTTTAGTACGCGCCGTGAAGGAATGTGGCTTTTCGTGTgcgatttggtttttttttttttttttttttttttttgtacattcatatatttttacattaaaggaGCATGGAGTTCGGCTAAACTACATAATAgttaacctaatttggtatcgaattcatcaTCTATTAGATTCAAATAtgagacctctcacttctaaaTGAAAAGGTCTACCACtggaccgtagtactaagtgtgATTCGGTTTTGCCACGTCATCCATCGTCAGTTGCACGTAGCAATTCTAGTTGTGCAACAAAAAAAGGTCCCCTGCGTGTGGGCGAGTTGTTGGTTTTGTTTGGAAATTTACACAATTTAACACATGTTTGGaggaagaaatttaaaattactaaagaattttaaaatgatgggattttattttctataatttgtgaattttcttgtttagttaacaaaaaaaaaaacaatagaacTGAATacgaaatttattatttttaaactttcaatcatagaaattggaaaatgacatatatttacatggaatttaaacttggaaattagaagtctcaaattccaagtttcttTCCACgtaaaaattctaaatttatacatttatgaatccaaacaagggaattggtgcttatcaatttataaattccaactttaattcaaattccaagtttatttctctcatccaaacatagtgtaaaggAAATTTGCACGAGTGTAAGAAACTTTAATGTTTTTGGTTATAAAGGTTTTAAGGAATGTTATTGATTTTCCAAATAATCCGTCATTATTAATTTGCGTAATTAAATTTATTGATGTTGGATAATGTATGAACAAGTAAGAGTTGTCGATGATTGATACGAGAGCATGATATACTGATATACACTAATGTAAGAGCGCGTGA
Coding sequences:
- the LOC137712096 gene encoding polyadenylate-binding protein 7-like; this translates as MAVNISQTVVGGGPTAGGVPAASLYVGDLHPYMTEGQLEEAFKGFKGVTSVRLCRDTATATNRSLHYGYVNFTTPEEAIRAMEVMNHSMLHGRVIRVMWSHRDPDARKSGIGNVFVKNLSESINSVELEEMFKKFGRTLSCKLAMFEDGKSKGYGFVQFESEESAIAAIEKLNGTTVGNKQLYVAKFVRKSDRVFPNPDVKYTNLYMKNLDPTLKEELVEEKFSEFGKTVSFAIAKDDHGNSRGFGFVNFENPDDARRAMEGMNGSQLGSKVLYVARAQKKAEREHILRRQFEEKRKEQMLKFKGSNVYVKNIDDDVSDEELVEHFSQCGTITSAKIMRDDKGISKGFGFVCFSTPEEGNKAVNTFHGYMFRRKPLYVAIAQLKEERHAQLQLRYAQRMAGFVGPSTTVIPGGYPPFYYQAPSGVVPQVPPRPGLMYQPLGLRPGWIPNGFVPTSGPAYQPPQVPVMPNAPRQHRQYRGRMNGHMIPQGGAYIPHLQQPTQLPHTAKDSNNQQRMGQAKYVANERQRDMNKGVSSAASNSVGVGVQPEMLSSMLAAASPEQQKQILGEQLYPLVHKQKPDLASKITGMLLEMDNSELLNLLESPESLTAKVEEAVQVLQISKTKVPNKENIHPSYLSAEVAVN